In one Saccharibacillus brassicae genomic region, the following are encoded:
- the rluF gene encoding 23S rRNA pseudouridine(2604) synthase RluF: MVNREFFQRERCAYTLRINKYIAESGFTSRRGADKIIAEGKVTINGAPADLGSQVEPGDDVRVGGKRIKEKAAQENVYIALNKPVGITSTTERSVKGNIVDFIGHSQRIFHVGRLDKDSEGLILLTNDGDIVNQILRAENRHEKEYIVTVDRPLTPEFIRKMASGVEILDTKTLPCEVEQLSKFVFQITLTQGLNRQIRRMCEALDYNVRALKRTRIMNIYLNSLPTGKWRDLTPKELDRLFKDLDYTPRNT, encoded by the coding sequence ATGGTAAACAGAGAATTTTTTCAACGAGAAAGGTGTGCGTACACATTGCGGATTAACAAATATATCGCCGAGTCCGGCTTCACGTCGAGACGCGGAGCGGACAAAATTATCGCCGAAGGCAAAGTGACGATCAACGGCGCGCCGGCCGACCTGGGCAGCCAGGTGGAACCGGGCGACGACGTGCGGGTCGGCGGCAAACGGATCAAAGAAAAAGCGGCGCAGGAAAACGTCTATATCGCGCTCAACAAACCGGTCGGCATCACCAGCACGACCGAGCGCAGCGTCAAAGGCAACATCGTCGATTTTATCGGCCATTCGCAGCGGATCTTCCACGTCGGCCGGCTCGACAAAGACTCCGAAGGCCTGATCCTGCTCACGAACGACGGCGACATCGTCAACCAGATTCTGAGAGCGGAGAACCGGCACGAGAAAGAATACATCGTCACGGTCGATCGTCCCCTCACCCCTGAGTTTATCCGGAAAATGGCGTCGGGCGTCGAGATTCTCGATACGAAGACGCTGCCGTGCGAAGTGGAGCAGCTGTCCAAATTCGTGTTCCAGATCACGCTGACCCAGGGCCTCAACCGCCAGATCCGCCGCATGTGCGAAGCGCTCGACTACAACGTCCGCGCGCTCAAGCGCACGCGGATCATGAACATCTACCTGAACAGTCTGCCGACCGGCAAATGGCGCGACCTGACGCCCAAAGAGCTGGACCGGCTGTTCAAGGATCTGGATTACACGCCGCGCAATACGTAG
- a CDS encoding DoxX family protein, with product MTMKWTATAMRLLLGTIFLAHGISKLSGGIGNTADWFASVGLPGFLAYMIAMLELVCGTMMILGLLTRASAAAFIVVMIGAIVTVKLPAGLLGAGGSSGYELDLALMALAAYFAASREPGFGIDSLLADREAREEAAEAAALS from the coding sequence ATGACGATGAAATGGACGGCAACGGCGATGCGGCTTTTATTGGGAACGATCTTTTTGGCGCACGGCATTTCGAAATTGAGCGGAGGCATCGGCAATACGGCGGACTGGTTCGCAAGCGTGGGCCTGCCCGGTTTTCTCGCCTACATGATCGCCATGCTGGAGTTGGTCTGCGGCACGATGATGATTCTCGGGCTGCTGACACGGGCGTCGGCCGCCGCCTTTATCGTCGTCATGATCGGCGCCATCGTCACGGTCAAGCTTCCGGCGGGCCTGCTCGGCGCGGGCGGATCGTCGGGTTACGAACTGGATCTCGCGCTGATGGCGCTGGCCGCTTACTTCGCCGCTTCCAGAGAACCGGGATTCGGCATCGACAGCCTGCTGGCCGACCGGGAAGCGCGCGAGGAAGCGGCCGAAGCTGCGGCCTTGTCCTAA
- the nikA gene encoding nickel ABC transporter substrate-binding protein has protein sequence MRFSALLSLALGAGLLSACGSSSESTASAPNAAQASTDKNVHFLYNFATSSLDPHVDSSYVPLRAGITETLVRLDEDNLTVAPWLAESWDSKDGQHWTIDLRDDVKFQNGKPMTGDSVKASLERALEENVAIQNALKIESIEADGDKLAITTTQPFPEFASELVNPNTAIIDVSEPDIVNKPIGTGPFALDTFTPGSKLELSRYDGYWDGVSPLDSITFSFNEDANARSLALKSGQVDIVYRPEVESLDSLKAIAGTKVESTSTFRVHQMTMNMERDSMKDLNVRKAMDALIDRQGIVDTILLGYGEPAIGPFLPSLPFAPKYDNTASDTGSEAAVKHLQAAGYKLENGVMAKDGKPLALTLLTYSARADLPLIAQVFQSDAKQIGIDVEIRQIDTPEEYMASNRDWDLATYSNLTAPRGDAGYYLNATYHPTGALNFSGSEDPELTAIIDELNLTVAPEKRAELAERAANYVHDNVLNSFVLHPGTIVAYNGSKVKNWITTRSEYYMITNKLDVM, from the coding sequence ATGCGGTTCTCCGCTCTGTTATCCCTCGCTTTGGGCGCCGGCCTGCTCAGCGCCTGCGGCTCTTCGTCCGAATCGACTGCGTCCGCGCCGAACGCGGCCCAGGCTTCGACCGACAAAAACGTCCACTTCCTCTACAACTTCGCCACGAGCTCGCTCGATCCGCACGTCGATTCTAGCTACGTGCCGCTGCGCGCGGGCATCACGGAAACGCTCGTGCGGCTCGACGAAGACAACCTGACCGTCGCTCCGTGGCTCGCCGAGAGCTGGGACAGCAAAGACGGCCAACACTGGACGATCGACCTGCGCGACGACGTCAAATTCCAGAACGGCAAGCCGATGACCGGCGATTCCGTCAAAGCTTCGCTGGAACGCGCGCTGGAAGAAAACGTCGCGATCCAGAACGCGCTGAAGATCGAATCGATCGAAGCCGACGGCGACAAGCTCGCCATTACGACAACCCAGCCGTTTCCCGAATTCGCGTCCGAACTGGTCAACCCGAACACCGCGATCATCGACGTGAGCGAGCCGGACATCGTCAACAAACCGATCGGCACGGGTCCGTTCGCGCTGGATACGTTTACCCCGGGCAGCAAGCTTGAACTGAGCCGTTACGACGGCTACTGGGACGGCGTCTCGCCGCTCGACTCGATCACGTTCTCGTTCAACGAAGACGCCAACGCCAGGTCGCTCGCGCTCAAATCCGGCCAGGTCGATATCGTGTATCGTCCGGAAGTCGAAAGCCTCGATTCGCTCAAAGCGATTGCCGGCACGAAAGTCGAATCGACGTCGACGTTCCGCGTGCACCAGATGACGATGAACATGGAGCGAGACAGCATGAAGGACCTCAACGTGCGCAAAGCGATGGACGCGCTGATCGACCGTCAGGGCATCGTGGACACGATTCTGCTCGGTTACGGCGAACCCGCGATCGGCCCGTTCCTGCCTTCGCTGCCGTTCGCGCCGAAATACGACAACACGGCGTCCGATACGGGCTCCGAAGCGGCCGTGAAGCATCTTCAAGCGGCCGGCTACAAGCTTGAGAACGGCGTCATGGCCAAGGACGGCAAGCCGCTTGCGCTCACGCTGCTGACCTACTCGGCCCGCGCCGACCTGCCGCTGATCGCGCAGGTGTTCCAATCCGACGCCAAGCAGATCGGCATCGACGTGGAGATCCGCCAGATCGATACGCCGGAAGAATATATGGCTTCGAACCGCGACTGGGACCTGGCGACGTACAGCAACCTGACCGCCCCGCGCGGCGACGCCGGCTACTACCTGAACGCGACGTACCATCCGACGGGCGCGCTGAACTTCAGCGGTTCGGAAGATCCGGAATTGACCGCGATCATCGACGAACTGAACCTGACCGTCGCTCCCGAGAAGCGCGCCGAACTCGCCGAGCGGGCCGCAAACTACGTGCACGACAACGTGCTCAATTCGTTCGTCCTGCACCCGGGCACGATCGTGGCCTATAACGGCAGCAAGGTCAAAAACTGGATCACGACGCGCAGCGAATACTACATGATCACGAATAAGCTGGACGTGATGTAA
- the nikB gene encoding nickel ABC transporter permease: MFRLLVRKFLEVFLFLLFIMFVSFLFIRLAPGDPVLTILNVDELSVSQEQVDDMREEMGFNDPLPIQFGKWLLDFVRLDFGTSYSTGQPVMQTLLKALPATAELTLGALLVMLLVAVPLGSLSAVYRGRWIDTFSRMLSIVGAAVPSFWLGLILIDLLGVRFGSLPTMGRGGFASLILPSLTLGLAISSVYVRLLRSSLLDSLSQEFVRSARARGLSEGRIFWLHALRHSLPPVITVFGVSLGSLIGGVVVIEVLFAYPGIGKLVVDAIRQRDYPLIQGYILIMAVVVFVVNTAVDLSYRYLNPEMKLKEKEAHR; this comes from the coding sequence ATGTTTCGCCTTTTGGTCCGCAAGTTTCTCGAAGTTTTTCTGTTCCTGCTGTTCATCATGTTCGTCAGCTTCCTGTTTATCCGCCTTGCGCCCGGCGATCCGGTCCTGACGATCCTGAACGTGGACGAGCTGTCCGTCAGCCAGGAACAGGTGGACGACATGCGCGAAGAGATGGGCTTCAACGACCCGCTGCCGATCCAGTTCGGCAAGTGGCTGCTCGATTTTGTCCGGCTGGACTTCGGCACTTCGTATTCCACCGGCCAGCCGGTCATGCAGACACTGCTCAAGGCGCTGCCGGCGACGGCGGAACTGACGCTCGGCGCGCTGCTGGTCATGCTGCTCGTGGCGGTGCCGCTCGGCTCGCTCTCGGCGGTGTACCGCGGACGCTGGATCGATACGTTCAGCCGCATGCTGTCGATCGTCGGCGCGGCGGTGCCCAGCTTCTGGCTCGGCCTGATCCTGATTGACCTGCTGGGCGTCCGCTTCGGCAGCCTGCCGACGATGGGACGCGGCGGCTTCGCTTCGCTCATTCTGCCTTCTCTGACGCTGGGGCTTGCAATCTCCAGCGTCTACGTGCGTCTGCTGCGCTCCAGCCTGCTCGACTCGCTGAGCCAGGAGTTCGTCCGTTCCGCGCGGGCGCGCGGATTGTCCGAAGGGCGTATCTTCTGGCTGCATGCGCTGCGCCACAGCCTGCCTCCGGTCATCACCGTGTTCGGCGTCAGCCTCGGCAGCCTGATCGGCGGCGTCGTCGTGATCGAAGTGCTGTTCGCCTATCCGGGCATCGGCAAACTCGTCGTCGACGCGATTCGCCAGCGCGATTATCCGTTGATCCAGGGCTATATCCTGATCATGGCCGTCGTCGTCTTCGTCGTGAATACGGCGGTCGACCTGTCGTACCGGTATTTGAATCCCGAGATGAAACTCAAGGAAAAGGAGGCCCACCGATGA
- the nikC gene encoding nickel transporter permease, protein MMPKPVSLRLSGAPKSKKHGWQAIAGALFVLLVLAASAYTFLYLKHDPTLTDLRGRLHGASASHPLGTDHLGRDVLTRLLLGGGQTIGYSLLALGAALVIGIPFGLIAGYRRGWVDRLFMRIADGFLAFPDTIVAIVLSGLLGAGISNLVLAIVIVKWVNYARLVRSTVLAESQKDYIRIARTNGLSDARIMTKHLLPHIAGHVLVLASLDIGKIILLISSLSYIGLGAQPPTPEWGAMLNDSRPYFQSRPELMVYPGLAIVSVVLIANMLGDYLRDRFDVKKEVQP, encoded by the coding sequence ATGATGCCCAAACCGGTCTCCCTGCGCTTATCCGGCGCACCGAAGTCGAAAAAGCACGGCTGGCAGGCAATCGCCGGCGCCTTGTTCGTGCTGCTCGTCCTGGCCGCCTCCGCCTATACGTTTCTGTACCTGAAGCACGATCCGACGCTGACCGACCTGCGCGGGCGCCTGCACGGCGCAAGCGCGTCGCACCCGCTCGGCACCGACCATCTGGGCCGCGACGTGCTCACGCGGCTGCTGCTCGGCGGCGGACAGACGATCGGCTACAGCCTGCTCGCGCTGGGCGCCGCACTCGTGATCGGTATTCCGTTCGGCCTGATCGCCGGCTACCGACGCGGCTGGGTCGACCGGTTGTTCATGCGGATCGCCGACGGCTTTCTCGCTTTTCCCGATACGATCGTCGCCATTGTGCTGAGCGGCCTGCTCGGCGCGGGCATCAGTAATCTGGTACTTGCGATCGTCATCGTCAAATGGGTCAACTATGCCCGGCTCGTTCGCAGCACCGTTCTGGCCGAATCGCAAAAAGACTATATCCGGATCGCCCGCACGAACGGCCTGTCGGACGCGCGCATCATGACCAAGCATCTGCTGCCGCATATCGCGGGGCATGTGCTCGTGCTGGCCAGTCTCGATATCGGCAAAATCATCCTGCTGATCTCGTCGCTGTCCTATATCGGCCTGGGCGCGCAGCCGCCGACGCCGGAGTGGGGCGCCATGCTGAACGATTCGCGGCCGTACTTCCAGTCGCGTCCCGAACTGATGGTGTACCCGGGCCTCGCCATCGTCTCGGTCGTGCTGATCGCGAACATGCTGGGCGACTACCTGCGAGACCGGTTCGACGTGAAAAAGGAGGTGCAGCCGTGA
- a CDS encoding ABC transporter ATP-binding protein, with translation MILSIEELSIAGRDRTLVDKVSLAVREGEFMALVGQSGSGKSLLSQAIGQLLPPNLHASGRMMFDGSNLLDRKPKEMRALRGSRISYIFQDYQGAFTPFRSIGAHFDEYQKVHGEKSAAVRRSKAAEALESVGLDAKLLRRYPFQLSGGQLQRASIATALMLSPRLLIADEVTTALDSVSGHRVLELLARKQAETGCAILFITHDWRHVRRYANRLSVMKEGRIVESGGKHRILDHPQHDYTRQLIAAAPILSRSLNSGLEEEPT, from the coding sequence GTGATTCTCTCCATCGAGGAATTGAGTATCGCCGGTCGGGATCGCACGCTTGTCGACAAGGTGTCGCTTGCCGTGCGCGAAGGCGAATTCATGGCGCTGGTCGGACAGAGCGGCAGCGGAAAAAGCCTGCTGTCGCAGGCGATCGGGCAGCTGCTGCCGCCCAATTTGCACGCGTCGGGACGGATGATGTTCGACGGAAGCAATCTGCTCGACCGCAAGCCGAAAGAGATGCGCGCCCTGAGGGGCAGCCGCATCTCGTATATTTTTCAGGACTATCAGGGCGCGTTCACCCCGTTTCGCAGTATCGGCGCGCACTTCGACGAATACCAGAAAGTCCACGGGGAAAAATCCGCCGCCGTCCGCCGCTCCAAAGCGGCCGAAGCGCTGGAATCCGTCGGGCTCGACGCCAAGCTGCTGCGCCGCTATCCGTTCCAACTGAGCGGCGGACAGCTGCAGCGGGCTTCGATCGCGACCGCGCTGATGCTGTCGCCGCGCCTGCTGATCGCCGACGAAGTGACGACCGCGCTCGACAGCGTGTCGGGCCACCGGGTGCTGGAACTGCTGGCGCGCAAACAGGCGGAGACCGGCTGCGCCATCTTGTTCATTACGCACGACTGGCGGCATGTCCGCCGCTACGCGAACCGCTTGTCCGTCATGAAGGAAGGCCGGATCGTCGAATCCGGCGGCAAGCACCGCATTCTCGACCATCCGCAGCACGATTATACCCGCCAGCTGATCGCGGCCGCTCCCATCCTGAGCCGCTCGCTGAATTCGGGACTCGAGGAGGAACCGACTTGA
- a CDS encoding ABC transporter ATP-binding protein translates to MIQPLLPPSSSAVPVLSVDGLTRTYAGAERPAVQDVGFALDRGECLGLVGESGCGKSTLARCLMRIEDADRGSIRLGGHEIARLNGRRLRPHRRKIQIVFQNPTAALNPKLRIADSLLDPYQQLGQGAKLTHFAYTSRDAYIRRLLEAVELPAELAGRYPHELSGGQRQRVTIARAIGIEPDVVVLDEPTASLDVISQGAVLDLLDGLRTSLGLSYLFISHDLAAVHRMSQRVMVMRGGEIIDRFAANELFAEDRHLYTKELISIF, encoded by the coding sequence TTGATCCAACCGCTGCTGCCTCCCTCTTCAAGCGCCGTGCCCGTCCTGAGCGTGGACGGGCTTACCCGCACGTATGCCGGCGCGGAGCGTCCGGCCGTGCAGGACGTCGGCTTCGCCCTCGACCGCGGCGAATGCCTGGGCCTGGTCGGCGAGAGCGGCTGCGGCAAAAGCACGCTGGCCCGCTGCCTCATGCGGATCGAAGACGCCGATCGCGGCTCGATCCGGCTCGGCGGGCACGAGATCGCCCGCCTGAACGGCCGCAGGCTGCGGCCGCATCGCCGCAAGATCCAGATCGTGTTCCAGAACCCGACGGCCGCGCTGAATCCCAAACTGCGGATCGCGGATTCGCTGCTCGATCCGTATCAGCAGCTCGGCCAGGGCGCGAAGCTCACGCACTTCGCGTACACGTCGCGCGACGCCTATATCCGCCGGCTGCTCGAAGCCGTCGAGCTTCCGGCCGAACTCGCCGGCCGCTATCCGCACGAGCTGAGCGGCGGACAGCGCCAGCGCGTCACGATCGCGCGGGCGATCGGCATCGAGCCGGACGTCGTCGTGCTCGACGAGCCGACGGCCAGCCTCGACGTCATCTCGCAGGGCGCCGTCCTGGATCTGCTGGACGGCCTGCGCACGTCGCTCGGCCTGTCGTACCTGTTCATCTCGCACGACCTTGCCGCCGTGCACCGGATGAGCCAGCGCGTCATGGTCATGCGGGGCGGCGAGATCATCGACCGCTTCGCAGCGAACGAGTTGTTCGCGGAAGACCGCCATTTGTATACGAAAGAACTGATTTCGATTTTCTGA
- a CDS encoding SDR family oxidoreductase codes for MGKIIVTGASGHLGTAAIRHLINLGTPAGDIVGIVRDKAKASEIAQLGVELRHGDYDDASTLPAAFEGGEKLLFVSASSMDNTLRIRQHAAVVEAARNAGVQHIAYTGIAFPEQMTTGLENVHLATEYMLRTTGIAYTFLRNGFYVDLLVNEGTPHVAAAGSVISAAPTGKMNYVTRDNLARAAAVVLTGEGHANRIYELTSPQPFSYDEYAAVLAEVSGKPVAHKALPAPEAVTALASAGVPEEAGGFLVYVVDAAIEKGEFASASTDLTDLIGDAYTPLKSAVEAVFKG; via the coding sequence ATGGGCAAAATTATCGTAACCGGAGCTTCCGGTCATCTGGGAACGGCGGCAATCCGCCATCTGATCAATCTCGGCACACCGGCGGGAGACATCGTCGGAATCGTGCGCGACAAGGCCAAAGCATCGGAGATCGCGCAGCTCGGCGTCGAGCTTCGCCACGGCGACTATGACGATGCTTCTACGCTGCCCGCGGCGTTCGAAGGCGGCGAGAAGCTGCTGTTCGTCTCCGCCTCGTCGATGGACAACACGCTGCGCATTCGCCAGCATGCCGCGGTCGTCGAAGCGGCGCGCAACGCCGGCGTTCAGCATATCGCCTATACGGGCATTGCTTTCCCCGAGCAGATGACGACAGGTCTGGAGAACGTGCATTTGGCGACGGAATATATGCTCCGCACGACAGGCATCGCGTACACGTTCCTGCGCAACGGGTTCTACGTCGACCTGCTCGTGAACGAAGGCACCCCGCATGTAGCGGCCGCAGGTTCGGTCATCTCCGCGGCGCCGACCGGCAAGATGAACTACGTGACCCGCGACAATCTGGCCCGCGCCGCAGCCGTCGTGCTGACGGGCGAAGGCCACGCCAACCGCATCTACGAGCTGACTTCGCCGCAGCCGTTCTCGTACGACGAATACGCCGCCGTGCTGGCCGAAGTCTCCGGCAAGCCGGTTGCCCACAAGGCGCTGCCGGCTCCCGAAGCCGTAACCGCGCTGGCCTCCGCCGGCGTACCGGAAGAAGCCGGCGGCTTCCTCGTATACGTGGTTGACGCCGCGATCGAGAAGGGCGAATTCGCTTCCGCTTCGACCGACCTGACCGACCTGATCGGAGACGCGTACACGCCGCTGAAGAGCGCGGTGGAAGCGGTGTTTAAGGGCTGA
- a CDS encoding alpha/beta fold hydrolase: MEPEDRIKRRAAMEQLVSEADAHLPEAPTGPDGPNGPTGPEERPKKKKRGTLRKLAITFNWILIALLLLVLAGFVYQWLGEREDRQAFVPPGQMVEVDGHRMHVYTEEKAGKSANEATVVLIAGWGTPNPYANFSPLYDGLRGKAQFAVVERFGYGYSDVTDDDRDVDRIAEELHEALEAADVPPPYVLAPHSLGVLESIRFAQLYPGEVKGLVLIDTGSPEFYETFRSRAFQSRLQRIAIKSGAVRALYHVPGFAEKVAAGRNGLKLLSPDMKERDRLATLLVANNENVTDEMQEMHANARKVVQGKERLDIPMIILAADHLGEISEERMDTQRQFGESWSTESEVRVVQGSGHSMPAYQPQAIVDALLESVEKTR, from the coding sequence ATGGAACCGGAAGACCGAATAAAAAGGCGGGCGGCGATGGAGCAGCTCGTCTCCGAGGCGGATGCCCATCTGCCCGAGGCGCCGACAGGGCCAGACGGCCCGAACGGGCCTACCGGACCGGAAGAGAGGCCGAAGAAGAAAAAGCGGGGTACGCTGCGCAAGCTCGCGATCACGTTCAACTGGATCTTGATCGCCTTACTGCTTCTTGTGCTGGCAGGCTTCGTGTACCAATGGCTCGGCGAGCGCGAAGACCGGCAGGCGTTCGTCCCTCCGGGACAGATGGTGGAAGTGGACGGACACCGGATGCACGTGTACACGGAGGAAAAAGCGGGCAAAAGCGCAAACGAAGCGACGGTGGTGCTGATCGCGGGGTGGGGGACGCCGAATCCGTACGCGAACTTCTCCCCGCTGTATGACGGCCTGCGCGGCAAAGCGCAGTTCGCGGTCGTGGAGCGGTTCGGGTACGGCTACAGCGACGTGACGGATGACGATCGGGACGTCGACCGGATCGCGGAAGAACTGCACGAAGCGCTGGAAGCCGCCGACGTGCCGCCGCCTTACGTGCTGGCGCCCCATTCGCTCGGCGTGCTGGAGTCGATCCGGTTCGCGCAGCTGTATCCGGGCGAAGTCAAAGGGCTGGTGCTGATCGACACCGGCTCGCCGGAGTTTTACGAGACGTTCCGATCGCGCGCGTTCCAGTCCCGGCTTCAGCGGATCGCGATCAAGTCCGGCGCCGTGCGGGCGCTGTATCACGTGCCCGGTTTTGCGGAAAAGGTAGCGGCGGGACGCAACGGGCTCAAGCTGCTGTCGCCGGACATGAAAGAGCGCGACCGCCTCGCCACGCTGCTCGTGGCGAACAACGAGAACGTCACGGACGAGATGCAGGAGATGCACGCGAACGCCCGCAAAGTGGTGCAGGGCAAAGAGCGGCTGGACATCCCGATGATCATTCTCGCGGCCGACCATCTGGGCGAGATCAGCGAAGAACGCATGGATACGCAGCGGCAGTTCGGCGAATCCTGGTCGACCGAATCGGAAGTCCGCGTCGTGCAGGGCAGCGGTCATTCGATGCCGGCGTATCAGCCGCAGGCGATCGTCGACGCGCTGCTCGAAAGCGTGGAGAAGACCCGTTAA
- a CDS encoding glycoside hydrolase family 2 protein produces MPTPSSEPSSLQKNTALPRPEYPRPQFERAQWLNLNGEWDFAFDDDRRGDRERWYESGRGAFERRINVPFAFQSKLSGIGDPGFHDLVWYRRAFDVPEEWAGRRIVLNIGACDYASTVWVNGRWAASHEGGHTPFGADITDLLNAEGGNTLVLRAEDFSRDVTLPRGKQFWQEGSQSIFYTRTTGIWQTVWLEPMHEARLEKVKLTPDIDRGEVRMRLFFSRETFSRETSSVTEAAEPVTAVVRISFAGQPVAEQSFPVRNAEESRAIGLNDFNDHGLGRWWTPEQPNLYDVTFELVRGGQTIDAVSSYFGMRKISIENGRLSLNNRPTYMRLVLDQGYFPDGVLTAPTDEDFVRDIRLTKEMGFDGVRKHQKMEDPRFLHWCDRMGLLVWGEAANAYAYSEEYVRRFTREWQEAVDRDYNHPCIVVWVPMNESWGIPNVQVDIRQQQHGQTLYYLTKSLDETRPVIYNDGWEMMTTDIAAIHDYEWREPVLTERYATAERATQAMPANRRIFVGGSRYEGQPILVTEFGGIAYRKSEQEGWGYSGADSDEDFLARLGAVIRPLTVSGVVQGFCYTQLTDVEQEINGLVTYHRVPKVPVEDIRRVVRGEE; encoded by the coding sequence ATGCCTACGCCATCTTCTGAACCTTCATCCCTGCAAAAAAATACCGCGCTGCCCCGTCCCGAATATCCCCGTCCGCAGTTCGAGCGCGCGCAGTGGCTCAATCTGAACGGGGAATGGGACTTCGCGTTCGACGACGACCGCCGGGGCGACCGCGAACGCTGGTACGAATCCGGCCGCGGAGCGTTCGAACGCCGGATCAACGTCCCGTTCGCTTTTCAAAGCAAGCTCAGCGGCATCGGCGACCCCGGCTTCCATGATCTCGTCTGGTACCGCCGCGCGTTCGACGTGCCCGAGGAGTGGGCCGGCCGCCGGATCGTCCTCAATATCGGCGCGTGCGATTATGCGTCCACCGTCTGGGTCAACGGCCGCTGGGCGGCTTCGCACGAAGGCGGCCATACGCCTTTTGGCGCGGACATTACCGACCTGCTGAACGCGGAAGGCGGCAACACGCTCGTCTTGCGGGCCGAAGATTTCAGCCGCGACGTGACGCTGCCCCGGGGCAAGCAGTTCTGGCAGGAAGGCTCGCAGAGCATCTTCTACACCCGGACGACCGGAATCTGGCAGACCGTCTGGCTGGAACCGATGCATGAAGCGCGACTGGAAAAAGTAAAGCTGACGCCTGACATCGATCGCGGCGAAGTACGGATGCGCCTATTCTTTTCCCGGGAGACCTTTTCGCGGGAGACGAGTTCCGTGACCGAAGCCGCCGAGCCGGTTACGGCCGTCGTACGGATTTCTTTTGCCGGGCAGCCGGTTGCCGAACAGTCTTTCCCTGTGCGCAATGCCGAAGAATCGCGGGCGATCGGGCTGAACGATTTCAACGATCACGGCCTCGGCCGCTGGTGGACGCCGGAGCAGCCGAATCTGTACGACGTCACGTTCGAACTGGTGCGCGGCGGGCAGACGATCGATGCGGTAAGCAGCTATTTCGGCATGCGCAAAATTTCGATCGAGAACGGACGGCTGAGCCTGAACAACCGCCCGACCTATATGCGCCTCGTGCTGGATCAGGGTTATTTCCCGGACGGCGTGTTGACGGCACCGACGGACGAAGATTTTGTGCGGGACATCCGCCTGACCAAAGAAATGGGCTTCGACGGCGTACGCAAGCATCAGAAGATGGAAGATCCGCGTTTCCTGCACTGGTGCGATCGGATGGGCCTGCTCGTTTGGGGCGAAGCGGCGAATGCTTACGCGTATTCGGAGGAATACGTGCGCCGGTTTACCCGCGAATGGCAGGAAGCGGTCGACCGCGACTACAACCATCCGTGCATCGTCGTCTGGGTGCCGATGAACGAAAGCTGGGGCATTCCGAACGTGCAGGTCGACATACGCCAGCAGCAGCACGGCCAGACGCTGTACTATCTGACGAAGTCGCTCGACGAGACGCGTCCGGTCATCTACAACGACGGCTGGGAGATGATGACGACCGATATCGCGGCGATCCACGATTACGAATGGCGCGAGCCCGTGCTGACCGAGCGCTACGCGACCGCGGAGCGGGCGACGCAGGCCATGCCGGCCAACCGGCGCATCTTCGTCGGCGGCAGCCGGTACGAAGGCCAGCCGATTCTCGTGACCGAGTTCGGCGGCATCGCCTACCGCAAAAGCGAGCAGGAAGGCTGGGGCTATTCCGGCGCGGACAGCGACGAAGACTTCCTGGCGCGCCTCGGCGCCGTCATCCGCCCGCTGACCGTTTCCGGCGTGGTGCAGGGCTTCTGCTACACGCAGCTGACCGACGTCGAGCAGGAGATCAACGGGCTCGTGACCTACCACCGGGTGCCGAAAGTGCCGGTGGAGGACATCCGCAGAGTCGTACGGGGCGAAGAGTAG